The sequence AACAAGCCACTTCAGGAAAGGAAATGTATCTTTCCTAAACTCACTTTTCATCCCATACATAAGATGACTGTGCATGTTTGTTTATACTTAAGCAAGTGTATTTATCATCACTATTCTCTTTCACTCTAGAAAATAATCAGATCTGGTATATTATATGGCAAGATATTCATACAAGGTTTAGAATTAACTGTTTAAAAGTATAGTATAGGAAGCTGATTTACTCAATGGATGTATTTCTCCAACACTCACCCTGATTGACTCCATGCTTAGTCAATATTTCTCATTCtaacctgtctttttttttttttttcaggcaaactCACTGAGTCTTCACTGCATTAGACCATGGAATATACCAATAACATCACTGAATTCATTCTCTTGGGACTTTCCCAGAACATGAAAATCAAACATGTGTGCTTCCTACTATTCTTATTTTGTTACATAGCTATTTGGATGGGAAACTTGCTCATCATGATTTCTATCACATGCAGTCAGCTAAATGATCAacccatgtatttcttccttaATTACCTTGCTCTATCAGATCTGTGTTATACGTCAACAGTGACACCCAAGTTAGTCACTGACTTGCTGGCAGAATGTAGCACAATTTCATACACTGCCTGCATGGTGCAGCTTTTTGCCATGCACTTCTTTGGGGGGATTGAAATCTGTGTCCTCaccgtgatggcctatgaccgctatgtggccatctgcaggCCCCTGCGCTACACCGTCATCATGAGCAGGACCAGACGCTTTGCCATGGTCAGTGCTTGTTATGCTGGGGCATTTCTGCACTCCTTTGTCCAGGGTCTCCTCACCATTAACTTGCCATTCTGTGGCCCCAATGAAATAGATCACTATTTCTGTGATGTGTATCCTTTGCTGACACTGGCCTGCACAGACACCTACAGGGTTGGGATCCTAGTGGTGGCCAAAGCAGGCATGATGGGGTTGGTGATCTTTGTGGTCGTGATGCTGTCCTACATTTTGATATTATACACCATCAAGGCTTACCCTACAGAAAGCCGGTACAAAGCTCTTTCCACCTGTGGTTCCCACATCACAGTTGTGGTTCTGGGCTTCGTGCCTATTCTCTTCATTTACACTAGACCGGTCACAACGTTCCCAGAAGACAAGGTGTTTGCTCTCTTCTACACCATCATTGCTCCCATGTTCAACCCTCTGATTTACACTCTCAGAAATGCAGAGATGAAGAATGCCTTGAGGAAGGTCTGGTGCCAGAAACTATTTTTGATTGCAAAGCAAAGCATCTGAAATCACTTTGCTTCCTCATTACACATCTTATTCAAGTGATATTTGCTTACTTTAGTTCAATAAACAATGAACTTTGCTCTAGAAAAACTAAGCATAAACAATAGTATCAGTTGAAATCCTTTTATTCTATCAATCCATGTTTCTGATTAACATCTTCCCCTAGTAACAGGAGTCATCATTTCCTTGTTGAAGTGACACTTTGCTTtgattgttttttctctttccataagTCGCTAAATGGATGTTACCATTTTAATTTCCCCATACTTTGGTTCCATGAAACAAATCTCCAAGTGTACATAAGCTACAATCATGTTGATCATCCCAGACAGAAAGTCCATAGAACCTTGCTATACTCCCTGCATTCTCATAAAAAAGGAGTATCAAAAATTAAAGTCTTATTTTCTATTCAGCTGAGGACGTCCCATATTCATTGCACtatttgaaaagcaaaatttAGTTAtgtaggaactgaacaacaaaaatatgatTTATGTGAGAATCACTATATAAAAATTGGAACATGTTTCTAAAGTGATTTTAATGAAATCatcttaaaatgacaaaaattaataattatataacCTTTTACCATAACAATATCTTCATATATATTGAAACATTAGTTTGGAAATAAAAAGGATACCTATATGATTTATTGCTCAAATTGAGATATTTGAGTGTAAAAAAGTGGAGTTCTGTGACTAATTATGCTGAAATAATGGACATAAAATGGGATTGTATCAAGCAAGTAGGATGTCTACCTACTTTTCAATGTCTGAGATGTATGGATATTCTTCTAGTGAAAAGGTTAGTGGCAGGAACATTGCAGATCTGCATGTTATCTTAGTTGAAGTCAATGGGGTTTtgaaaacagaagtaaatgaTAGTACTGAAATTATTCGATCCAGTGTATACTTCAGGTTTTCCATTACCATCgcgttgccgtgccctcctccaggggatcttccccacccagcgatccagcccaggcctcctgcgtctcctacattgcaggcgtattctttactagtgccatctgggaagcccgaaACAAAAGTACACATTTTCAATTTCCATAGAATTTCTATACACTTTGATATCCCTAGATATATATAGAACCAAGAAGCATCTCTTTTCAAataattggattttatttttttcttaattctttagCAAAATAAGATTCATTGGACATCATGAAAATAATTCGAAGGGGAGGAATAATGCATTATGTTGCACATGtataggggcttcctaggtggacctagtggtgaagaacccgcctgccaatgcagccaAGGGAAGATATGTGGGCTCAGCCCCCGGGTGGGGAGGAGCTCCTAGAGGTgagcatggcaccccactccagtattcctgcctggagaatcccgtggacggaggagctggcaggctgtgggtcatggggtcgcaaagagtcagacacgactgaagcaacttagcagcagcagcagcagcacgtgtgaagggaaaaaaataatagatagactgaatatgcaaatcaatgtaaatttacatatgcaaatatgtaaatacaaaatgcaaatatgtaaataaatccaTATAGGGAAAGACAAAACAATGTCATAGCACAGTGTATAATGAAAAATTTCAGAAGCGTTCAAATGTGGAAGTAAGGGGAATATTCATATAggtactaaaaattaaaaaaaatgttattagaGCAATTGATAACCTAGCTAATTCTATGAATTATTATGACGTCTACATCATGATGCATGCTGGTTTGCATTAGTTCATTAAAGGTATCTTGAAGCAATGAGAAAATTATTAAcaagtgtttcattttttaataccTTACCTTAGGTTAAAAGAGTTTGTTTtccaataatattattattataaaatgttgagtTACTTTAAAATTGTACTAATAGTAGAGATGGCAGTTATGATTCAAgtgatttattaaaatatgaatttagtaACAAGTGAACAGGAAGCATgcagataaataatattttactaaGTGAGGGGCCCTGAAAAgaccttgttctttttttttttccctctgttgttTAGAGATATTAGTAAATAGCTTATAAGCTAATTGTGATGCTGAAAGGAAATGTGTATTGTTGTTCTTAGAATAGAAACTGCTCAAAATTGTTTTGCTACTGTTCTTATTTCTAATGttatattagaaatatatatattatttctaataataATATTAGAATACAATTCTAATaatttctgtaatttaatttcTGTGAAACaagaattttataataaatattttatttttactttttcattataTCAGAAATATAAGTAGAAGATTTCTGTGGCTTATGTTCATGCATATTTAAGtaacatatatgcaaaacagaaaaaaagacacagatgtacagaacagaaatttggactctgtggg comes from Dama dama isolate Ldn47 chromosome 1, ASM3311817v1, whole genome shotgun sequence and encodes:
- the LOC133063614 gene encoding olfactory receptor 4P4-like translates to MEYTNNITEFILLGLSQNMKIKHVCFLLFLFCYIAIWMGNLLIMISITCSQLNDQPMYFFLNYLALSDLCYTSTVTPKLVTDLLAECSTISYTACMVQLFAMHFFGGIEICVLTVMAYDRYVAICRPLRYTVIMSRTRRFAMVSACYAGAFLHSFVQGLLTINLPFCGPNEIDHYFCDVYPLLTLACTDTYRVGILVVAKAGMMGLVIFVVVMLSYILILYTIKAYPTESRYKALSTCGSHITVVVLGFVPILFIYTRPVTTFPEDKVFALFYTIIAPMFNPLIYTLRNAEMKNALRKVWCQKLFLIAKQSI